GTGCGACGTTGTAGACGGCGTACCAGAGCAGGCCGATGACGACCAGGCGCCACCACTGACCCGGCCCGGGGCGGCGGAAGCGGGGGAGGGCGAGGGCGAGCAGGGCGAGGGCGCCGACGGCGTTGCGGCCCAGCGCGAGCGGTCCGGCGGAGAAGTCGTCGCCGAGGTGGCGGATCGCGACGAAGGCCGAGGCCCACAGCACCAGGGTCGTGGCGACGGCAGCGACCGGCAGCCACGTGCGCGTGGTCGTCGGGCGCGCAGCAGCCTGGCCGGGGTCCTGGGTCGTGGTCACGTCCGCGAGGCTAGAGGAGCCCACCGACACCGGGCACGCGGGTTTCGGCCACGTCACGGACTGTGGCCGGATACTGCCGGAATCTGGCAGATTGCAGGCCATGAGGCGCCGTGACTACTGGACCCACCGCATCAACCGGCTGCACCCGCTGCGCGACCACGAGGAGATCTCGCGGATCCTCGTGCAGCACGAGTTCCCCTGGGACATCAACCAGGCGCTGTCGTTCGCGCTCTTCCGCACCTACGCGGTGCCGTCGATCGGTCGGTTGCTCTACGAGACCGGCGAGTTCACCGACCGCACCCAGAAGCGGTACGACGACACGGGGCTCATCCTCGACCAGGTGCTGTGCCACGGGCTGTCGAGCCGGGAGGGCCGGGCCGCCGTGCGGCGGATGAACCAGATGCACGGGATGTACGACATCAGCAACGACGACATGCGCTACGTGCTGTCGACGTTCGTGGTGGTCCCGGTGCGCTGGCTTCAGTCCTACGGCTGGCGGGCCATGTCGGACACCGAGGTGCTGGCGAGCACGGAGTACTACAAGAACCTCGGGCGGCACATGAACATCGCCGGCATCCCCGACATCTGGGCCGACTTCGCCCGGCTGATGGACGACTACGAGGCCGCGAACTTCGGCTACGACCCCGGCGCCCGGGCGGTGGCTGACGCGACGCTGGAGCTGATGACGACCTTCCCGCCCAACGACCGGCTCCCGGCGGAGCGGGTCAAGGCGTTCTCGTTCGGGCTGATGGACGAGCCGCTGCTCGACGCCTTCCGCTACCCCCACCCCTCGCCGGCGCTGCGGCGCGCGGCCCGGGGAGCGCTGCGGGCCCGCGCCCGGGTGCTGCGGCTGGCCCCGCCCCGGCTCGCGCCCCTGCTGCTCGAGGACATGCCCAACGTCCGGTCCTACCCCGACGGCTTCCGCACCGAGGAGC
This DNA window, taken from Nocardioides sp. HDW12B, encodes the following:
- a CDS encoding oxygenase MpaB family protein; translation: MRRRDYWTHRINRLHPLRDHEEISRILVQHEFPWDINQALSFALFRTYAVPSIGRLLYETGEFTDRTQKRYDDTGLILDQVLCHGLSSREGRAAVRRMNQMHGMYDISNDDMRYVLSTFVVVPVRWLQSYGWRAMSDTEVLASTEYYKNLGRHMNIAGIPDIWADFARLMDDYEAANFGYDPGARAVADATLELMTTFPPNDRLPAERVKAFSFGLMDEPLLDAFRYPHPSPALRRAARGALRARARVLRLAPPRLAPLLLEDMPNVRSYPDGFRTEELGTFAPTCPVDLQRRPDASAVPGERAPLQAEGV